The genomic window CTTGCCGCAAGGATCTTCATGACGATCATCCCTTTGGTAGCAGAACAATGGAGTATATCCAGCATGTCCTTTTGGATAATGATCTAATCCATTTATACATGCATGTCAAGATTACGAAAGACGACTACTGTATTCATAAATTGATATGCATACAATGATCATGAGAAAAGACAGATGTCTCACTCCGGATTCTCAGCCCTCCAAAAGCACGCAACCCACTTATCACCTTTATtcctctcaaccttcttACCTTCCTCTGTGGACGTACGGGCAGCTTCCAATATCGGATCATCCTCCAGCTCCGAAttggggatgggaatgaatAGAGGGTGGTTGTTCAGATGATGAGCCATCCAATCGTGAAGGTCTGTGCGTATCACATATTAGTCTGTCAGCTATGATGAACATCCAGCACAACGAACACTTGAGGAAGTTCATTGTTACTCACCTTTCACATCAGTCACAGTATATAAGATACCACCTGGTCTAAGCACGTATGCGTATTCAGCCAATAAACCTGGACTATATCgttcaatcacaatcacgaTCACAAATAAGCGATAGACCAATTTTCATTCAGAGCAAGTTATTACTCACGTTATGATTCTCGCTTTCTGTTTACGATTCTTAAAATGAGGATCGGGGAATAAGAAGAATATCTTGGATAGCTAAAATCAAAAGCAACAAATTTAGCACAATAATGACATAAAGAGAATTCCTTTTGTCAGGTTGATAAACCCACCTGACCCTTATCAAAAAAGTTCGTTATGTGTTTCATCGCATTCGCTCGTATCACCGAGACGTTCTGATATTGCCCTGGTTTCTTCTCGGACGATTCGGAAGGTAAGAGGGATTGAGATTGGCGGGTGGCAGCAATTCTGTCGGTCACATATTTGGTCACGGATGTACGAATTTCCATTCCTACAGATCATGAAGAATGAGGTCAGCTTTACTATCCTGTAAAGAGAATTTGGTTACTGATGACACTAAATACACCCCATGTCTTAATCTCAGAACAGCAGAAAAGGAGTGTCGCAAAGATCATTGCACTCCTCTTACTCACCTAACATCAAGGTATCCGGAAACATCGGTGCCAAAGCCATCAATAatcctccaaatccacaACCTACATCTGCCCATTCCACTCTCTTGGTATTTTGCCCAGGGAGGGGTTCGGCTTGGTCCGGATAAGAGAAGTATTGAGGGTAATGGAATGACCAGTCCATTGCAGAGGGTGATTTTGGGCTATACCATTTACAAATAACAAAGGCAGAGATCAGTATACCTTTGGTCTTAACATGTTACATATAAGgacctcttcatctcccattCCAATTCGAATGGTCGTAGGAGGAGAATCAGAACTCTAACTCACTAATCCAGCTCATGATCTACAAATACATTCGCATGTGCTCTCTGCCTATAGAACCGTTTCTATCATCACA from Kwoniella botswanensis chromosome 3, complete sequence includes these protein-coding regions:
- a CDS encoding tRNA (guanine-N(7)-)-methyltransferase; protein product: MSKRTHDQVEATEMEAGPSAGISLTPSTNGVNTPDQANVGLLQIPQKRFYRQRAHANVFVDHELDYPKSPSAMDWSFHYPQYFSYPDQAEPLPGQNTKRVEWADVGCGFGGLLMALAPMFPDTLMLGMEIRTSVTKYVTDRIAATRQSQSLLPSESSEKKPGQYQNVSVIRANAMKHITNFFDKGQLSKIFFLFPDPHFKNRKQKARIITPGLLAEYAYVLRPGGILYTVTDVKDLHDWMAHHLNNHPLFIPIPNSELEDDPILEAARTSTEEGKKVERNKGDKWVACFWRAENPE